The following are encoded in a window of Prosthecodimorpha staleyi genomic DNA:
- a CDS encoding ABC transporter substrate-binding protein: protein MTLPFRVTVLSAAALLGAVVSAPAQEVTFAITAREVGTPSYNPITATRLNSANSLIYDRLVLQDADQSFHPSLAASWDQTPDGMQWTFKLRPGVKFHDGEPFNAKVIAWWVPKFAGTENADTVAKVDRVEVVDDLTVRFHMKAPDPNLLFNLASSFMGIPSPKAYDALGDKYGVTAAVGTGPFKMEKFTVGQQTVLVRNDDFTWGSDLSVNRGPAKIKKITVREIPEDSTAFLELQTGGVDLLYTVPVDFMPRLKAEKSVKVMTIPGTEIVYMPINTQSAPFTDIKVRAAAAYAIDQKSIWQSLYGGVGNTANGFLISSLQEAKIDPKYQISYDPERSKKLLEEAGWKVGPDGIRAKDGARLQVKLWTSNGTEFKRLVEVVQSQLKAVGFAADITIFDASTINAQYKKKTEHQLAVRSYSWTNADIIDWFFAARRAGYPNVSMLDDPKAEELNVTAMTKSRTWDERVANFKAYHEYILSQYAFAPIYEPANVFAYSTRRLKLPETIRGTRLTSQTILDAQVSN, encoded by the coding sequence ATGACGTTGCCGTTCCGAGTGACTGTCCTCTCCGCCGCCGCGCTCCTCGGCGCGGTCGTGTCGGCGCCGGCACAGGAGGTGACCTTCGCCATCACCGCCCGCGAGGTTGGCACGCCGAGCTACAACCCGATCACCGCCACCCGGCTGAACAGCGCCAATTCGCTGATCTACGACCGGCTGGTGCTGCAGGATGCCGACCAGAGCTTCCATCCCTCGCTGGCCGCGTCCTGGGACCAGACCCCGGACGGGATGCAGTGGACCTTCAAGCTGCGCCCCGGCGTGAAGTTCCACGACGGCGAGCCCTTCAACGCCAAGGTGATCGCGTGGTGGGTGCCGAAATTCGCCGGCACCGAGAATGCCGACACGGTCGCCAAGGTCGACCGGGTCGAGGTCGTCGACGACCTGACCGTGCGCTTCCACATGAAGGCGCCGGACCCGAACCTGCTCTTCAACCTCGCCTCGTCCTTCATGGGCATTCCCTCGCCCAAGGCCTATGACGCGCTCGGCGACAAGTATGGCGTGACGGCGGCGGTCGGCACCGGGCCGTTCAAGATGGAGAAGTTCACCGTCGGCCAGCAGACCGTTCTGGTGCGCAACGACGACTTCACCTGGGGTTCCGATCTTTCGGTCAACCGCGGCCCGGCCAAGATCAAGAAGATCACCGTGCGCGAGATCCCCGAGGATTCCACCGCCTTCCTCGAATTGCAGACCGGCGGCGTCGATCTGCTCTATACCGTGCCGGTCGACTTCATGCCGCGCCTGAAGGCGGAGAAGTCCGTCAAGGTGATGACCATCCCGGGCACCGAGATCGTCTATATGCCGATCAACACCCAGTCGGCGCCCTTCACCGACATCAAGGTGCGCGCGGCCGCCGCCTATGCGATCGACCAGAAGAGCATCTGGCAGTCGCTCTATGGCGGTGTCGGCAACACCGCCAACGGCTTCCTGATCTCCAGCCTGCAGGAGGCCAAGATCGATCCGAAATATCAGATCTCCTACGATCCCGAGCGCTCCAAGAAGCTGCTCGAAGAGGCCGGCTGGAAGGTCGGGCCGGACGGCATCCGCGCCAAGGACGGCGCCCGGCTGCAGGTCAAGCTGTGGACCTCCAACGGCACGGAGTTCAAGCGGCTGGTCGAGGTCGTGCAGTCGCAGCTGAAGGCGGTCGGCTTCGCCGCCGACATCACCATCTTCGACGCCTCGACGATCAACGCCCAGTACAAGAAGAAGACCGAGCACCAGCTCGCCGTCCGCTCCTATTCCTGGACCAATGCCGATATCATCGACTGGTTCTTCGCCGCCCGCCGCGCCGGCTATCCGAACGTGTCGATGCTCGACGATCCGAAGGCGGAAGAGCTGAACGTGACCGCCATGACCAAGTCGCGCACCTGGGACGAGCGTGTGGCCAACTTCAAGGCCTATCACGAGTATATCCTCTCGCAATATGCCTTCGCGCCGATCTACGAGCCGGCCAACGTCTTCGCCTATTCGACCCGTCGCCTGAAGCTGCCGGAGACCATCCGCGGCACGCGGCTGACCAGCCAGACGATCCTCGACGCCCAGGTCTCCAACTGA
- a CDS encoding MurR/RpiR family transcriptional regulator: MDGPMRQRLEACLVDGTKADRALAAYILARPETIPFETAATLAEKVEVSEATVGRFCRSIGYDNLKDLKQQLGQEFGDRPWLIADRLRDFQAQAREAENPLGRSLELEIAGLVAVYEIAQSPEFRRVVQRLTTARRVFVCGFQTERAMAQMFAYQLQYLRDGVQLLDLEGGHFAELFATDVENTALVLFEARRYSRLARVVAREATAIGVPVTLVTDAFCDWGRGLVSELLAVPTEFNLFWDSTAQMASLVNLFMNAVSIEIGPAVEARMTKVSELYARFTGHTGDPSGPKS; this comes from the coding sequence ATGGACGGTCCGATGCGGCAGCGGTTGGAGGCATGTCTCGTCGACGGGACGAAGGCCGACCGCGCGCTTGCCGCCTATATCCTGGCCCGCCCCGAGACCATCCCTTTCGAGACGGCAGCGACGCTGGCCGAGAAGGTCGAGGTCAGCGAGGCGACCGTCGGCCGCTTCTGCCGGTCGATCGGCTACGACAACCTGAAGGATCTGAAGCAGCAGCTCGGTCAGGAATTCGGCGACCGGCCCTGGCTGATCGCCGATCGGCTGCGTGATTTCCAGGCCCAGGCGCGCGAGGCCGAGAACCCGCTCGGCCGGTCGCTGGAACTGGAGATTGCCGGCCTCGTCGCCGTCTACGAGATCGCCCAGAGCCCGGAATTCCGCAGGGTCGTTCAACGGCTGACCACGGCGCGCCGCGTCTTCGTCTGCGGCTTCCAGACCGAACGCGCCATGGCGCAGATGTTCGCCTACCAGCTTCAGTATCTGCGCGACGGTGTGCAGTTGCTGGACCTGGAAGGCGGTCATTTCGCCGAGCTTTTCGCGACCGATGTCGAGAACACCGCTCTCGTCCTGTTCGAGGCTCGTCGATACTCGCGACTTGCCCGCGTCGTCGCCCGCGAGGCGACCGCGATCGGCGTGCCCGTGACCCTGGTCACCGACGCTTTCTGTGACTGGGGGCGCGGCCTCGTCTCCGAACTGCTGGCCGTTCCGACGGAGTTCAATCTGTTCTGGGATTCGACCGCCCAGATGGCAAGCCTCGTCAACCTGTTCATGAACGCCGTGTCGATCGAGATCGGCCCCGCCGTCGAGGCGCGCATGACCAAGGTCTCCGAGCTCTATGCACGGTTCACCGGTCACACCGGGGATCCGTCCGGTCCGAAATCGTGA
- a CDS encoding BtpA/SgcQ family protein → MNRRAFHRLFQSPGPVVLPVVHVLDAEQAARNAAVAIAEGAPGLFLINHDFAYPDLLPIVRHLRRLWPDLWLGVNFLAVTGREAFPVLGDLACEGVRIDAYWADDACIDERRPPESQTEAKAVDAARRASGWSGLYFGGTAFKKQRAVDPEDFAAAAATATHFMDAVCTSGTATGQAADLGKIATFRDAIGDGTLALASGITPENAAAYAGHVDAFMVATGINTPGDFYNIDPERLRALLAICRQHGARL, encoded by the coding sequence ATGAACCGTCGTGCCTTCCATCGCCTCTTCCAGTCGCCCGGCCCGGTGGTGTTGCCGGTCGTCCATGTGCTGGACGCCGAGCAGGCCGCGCGCAATGCCGCAGTGGCGATCGCCGAGGGGGCGCCCGGCCTGTTCCTGATCAACCACGACTTCGCCTATCCGGACCTGCTGCCGATCGTCCGCCATCTGCGGCGGCTCTGGCCGGACCTCTGGCTCGGGGTCAACTTCCTGGCCGTGACCGGGCGCGAGGCCTTCCCGGTGCTTGGCGACCTCGCCTGCGAGGGCGTCCGCATCGACGCCTATTGGGCCGACGATGCGTGCATCGACGAGCGCCGGCCGCCGGAATCCCAGACGGAAGCCAAGGCCGTCGATGCCGCGCGTCGCGCTTCCGGGTGGTCGGGCCTCTATTTCGGCGGCACCGCCTTCAAGAAGCAGCGCGCGGTCGATCCGGAGGATTTCGCCGCGGCCGCCGCCACGGCGACGCACTTCATGGACGCGGTCTGCACCTCCGGAACCGCCACCGGACAGGCGGCCGATCTCGGCAAGATCGCGACGTTCCGCGACGCGATCGGCGACGGCACCCTGGCGCTCGCCTCTGGCATCACGCCCGAGAATGCCGCCGCCTATGCGGGGCATGTCGACGCCTTCATGGTCGCGACCGGGATCAACACGCCCGGCGACTTCTACAACATCGACCCGGAGCGGTTGCGCGCCCTGCTCGCGATTTGCCGCCAACATGGAGCCCGGCTGTGA
- a CDS encoding phosphoribosyltransferase family protein encodes MTHDKGPRNDRWYLSLMAPNTKGERFAWLDPTSIYINGSAFADLLDDLVADLDGLVVDVVAGLDAMGFVLGSALATRLGVGFLPIRKAGKLCVETDRVAFTNYSGRNQDMEMRKPAFAAGTKVLVADQWIETGGTVDGAIRLVERQGGRVVGLAAIAIEENATTDAYRAAYRCVSGVQQGSIWQAECNRQRLTSFETYDPQRSFPAIR; translated from the coding sequence GTGACCCACGACAAGGGCCCGCGGAACGACCGCTGGTATCTCTCCCTGATGGCGCCGAACACCAAGGGCGAGCGCTTCGCCTGGCTCGATCCGACCTCGATCTACATCAACGGATCGGCCTTCGCCGACCTGCTCGACGATCTCGTCGCCGATCTCGACGGCCTGGTGGTCGATGTGGTGGCCGGGCTCGACGCGATGGGCTTTGTGCTCGGCTCGGCCCTGGCGACCCGGCTCGGCGTCGGCTTCCTGCCGATCCGCAAGGCCGGCAAGCTGTGCGTCGAAACCGACCGCGTCGCCTTCACCAACTATTCCGGGCGCAACCAGGACATGGAGATGCGCAAGCCGGCCTTCGCGGCCGGTACCAAGGTGCTGGTCGCCGACCAATGGATCGAGACCGGCGGCACGGTCGACGGCGCGATCCGGCTGGTCGAGCGCCAGGGCGGACGCGTCGTCGGCCTCGCGGCCATCGCCATCGAGGAGAACGCCACCACCGACGCCTACCGCGCCGCCTATCGCTGCGTGTCGGGCGTGCAGCAGGGTTCTATCTGGCAGGCCGAGTGCAATCGGCAACGCCTGACCAGCTTCGAGACCTACGACCCGCAGCGCAGCTTTCCGGCGATCCGATGA
- a CDS encoding nucleoside deaminase yields MYEERFMQRAIEISRRALGEPGTEPFGAVVVRNGTIVGEGLNHSKAHFDPTSHGETEAIRDAGRRLECVDLSDCELYSSCEPCALCIAAMHIAGIRRLYYAASSGGAGQAMDGLTTAMRHPIDVARLRADCAVPADAGSMQVSRHREAEAVEVIAAWTAMKMGE; encoded by the coding sequence GTGTACGAAGAGCGATTCATGCAGCGGGCGATCGAGATCTCGCGCCGGGCCCTCGGCGAGCCGGGCACCGAGCCGTTCGGGGCGGTGGTGGTCCGCAACGGGACCATCGTCGGCGAGGGCCTGAACCACTCGAAGGCGCATTTCGACCCGACCTCGCATGGCGAGACCGAGGCGATCCGGGATGCTGGCCGGCGGCTCGAATGCGTGGACCTTTCGGATTGCGAACTCTACAGTTCCTGCGAACCCTGCGCGCTCTGCATCGCGGCCATGCATATCGCCGGCATTCGCCGGCTCTACTATGCGGCCTCGAGCGGCGGGGCCGGTCAGGCCATGGACGGTCTCACGACCGCCATGCGCCACCCGATCGACGTCGCGCGCCTGCGGGCGGATTGCGCCGTGCCGGCCGATGCGGGCTCCATGCAGGTCAGCCGCCATCGGGAGGCGGAGGCGGTCGAAGTGATCGCGGCCTGGACCGCGATGAAAATGGGAGAGTGA
- a CDS encoding NAD(P)/FAD-dependent oxidoreductase — translation MATADFLVIGAGISGAAAAHALAAHGSVLLLEAESLPGHHATGRSAALYTPNFGTPLVCRINAAGRAFFETPPDGFATAPLLRRRGGLTLAKPGEEARLAEVLAAATPRDPIERIGAAEAARLAPVMRADLIGAAAYEPGVADMDVATIHQGFLRGLRRRGGRLLCNAPVTALVRENGVWTVTAGAETHQAPFVVNAAGAWGDVIGRMAGAAPQSLQPKRRTAIVVAPPAGLVVATMPLVEFVGHSPYLKPDGGRLMASLADETPVPPQDAQPDDMDVAVLADWLERHTHLAIRTPPRAWAGLRSFVPDLNPVAGFDPERAGFFWLIGQGGFGIMMAPTLARITAELITTGALADDLVALGIRAEDLASRSR, via the coding sequence ATGGCAACGGCTGATTTCCTGGTCATCGGGGCCGGCATTTCCGGCGCGGCGGCGGCCCATGCCCTGGCGGCGCACGGGTCGGTCCTGCTGCTCGAAGCCGAAAGCCTGCCCGGGCATCACGCGACCGGCCGCTCGGCGGCGCTCTACACGCCGAATTTCGGCACCCCGCTGGTCTGCCGCATCAACGCGGCCGGGCGCGCCTTCTTCGAGACCCCGCCGGACGGCTTTGCCACCGCACCGCTGCTCCGCCGCCGCGGCGGCCTGACCCTGGCGAAGCCCGGCGAGGAGGCGCGCCTCGCCGAAGTGCTGGCCGCCGCGACGCCGCGCGATCCGATCGAGCGGATCGGGGCCGCCGAGGCGGCGCGGCTGGCGCCGGTGATGCGCGCGGACCTGATCGGCGCGGCCGCCTATGAGCCGGGCGTCGCCGACATGGACGTGGCGACGATCCACCAGGGTTTTCTCCGGGGGCTGCGCCGCCGCGGCGGGCGCCTGCTCTGCAACGCGCCCGTGACCGCGCTCGTCCGCGAGAACGGCGTCTGGACCGTGACCGCCGGAGCCGAGACCCATCAGGCGCCGTTCGTGGTCAATGCCGCCGGCGCCTGGGGCGACGTGATCGGCCGGATGGCGGGCGCCGCACCGCAGAGCCTGCAGCCGAAGCGGCGCACCGCGATCGTGGTCGCCCCCCCGGCCGGACTCGTCGTCGCCACCATGCCGCTGGTCGAGTTCGTCGGCCACAGCCCCTATCTGAAGCCCGACGGCGGGCGCCTGATGGCCTCGCTTGCCGACGAGACGCCCGTCCCGCCGCAGGACGCGCAGCCGGACGACATGGACGTGGCGGTGCTGGCCGACTGGCTGGAGCGGCACACGCATCTCGCCATCCGCACGCCGCCGCGCGCCTGGGCGGGTCTGCGCAGTTTCGTGCCCGACCTCAACCCCGTCGCCGGTTTCGATCCGGAGCGCGCCGGCTTCTTCTGGCTGATCGGACAGGGCGGCTTCGGCATCATGATGGCGCCGACCCTGGCGCGGATCACCGCCGAACTGATCACGACCGGCGCCTTGGCCGACGACCTCGTCGCCCTCGGCATCCGCGCCGAGGATCTGGCGTCGCGGTCGCGCTGA
- a CDS encoding ABC transporter permease — MAIGTALLSAARTARGAPAAIVLVGVVVAAIFADRLAPYAYDVQSLMQANLPPSSAHLLGTDEFGRDLFSRILHGARISLGVAVTSIGASVALGLVFGAIAGYAGGWADRLLMAVVDLTWAFPEILIALVLIAILGPGLGSTAVAITVGYMAQFARLARAQIIALKGETYVEATVGLGAGHAHILLSHLVPNALTPVLVAGMLATGDAIVLEATLGYFGLGAQPPLPSWGAMMSAGVGQMFLAPWVIVFPGLAIAITVVAINLYGDALIDALQIRNRLRES, encoded by the coding sequence ATGGCGATCGGCACGGCCCTTCTCTCCGCCGCCCGGACCGCCCGGGGCGCGCCCGCGGCGATCGTTCTCGTCGGCGTCGTCGTTGCCGCGATCTTCGCCGACCGTCTGGCGCCCTATGCCTATGACGTGCAGTCCCTGATGCAGGCGAACCTGCCACCCTCGTCCGCGCATCTGCTCGGCACCGACGAATTCGGCCGCGATCTCTTCTCCCGCATCCTGCACGGCGCGCGCATCTCGCTCGGCGTTGCGGTCACGTCGATCGGCGCCTCGGTGGCGCTCGGCCTCGTCTTCGGGGCGATCGCCGGCTATGCGGGCGGCTGGGCCGACCGGCTCCTGATGGCGGTGGTCGATCTCACCTGGGCCTTTCCGGAAATCCTGATCGCGCTGGTGCTGATTGCCATCCTCGGGCCCGGACTCGGCTCGACCGCGGTGGCGATCACGGTCGGCTACATGGCGCAGTTCGCCCGGCTGGCGCGGGCGCAGATCATCGCCCTGAAGGGCGAGACCTATGTCGAGGCGACCGTCGGGCTTGGCGCCGGCCATGCCCATATCCTGCTCAGCCACCTGGTCCCGAATGCCCTGACGCCTGTCTTGGTCGCCGGCATGCTGGCGACCGGTGATGCGATCGTGCTGGAGGCGACGCTCGGCTATTTCGGTCTCGGCGCCCAGCCGCCGCTGCCGAGCTGGGGCGCGATGATGAGCGCGGGCGTCGGCCAGATGTTCCTGGCGCCCTGGGTCATCGTCTTCCCGGGCCTCGCCATCGCGATCACCGTGGTGGCGATCAATCTCTACGGCGACGCGCTGATCGACGCCCTGCAGATCCGCAATCGGCTGAGGGAAAGCTGA
- a CDS encoding LysR substrate-binding domain-containing protein, which yields MNEINLPIDLLRAFVTVIDLGGHTRAAEVLNRSQPAVSLQMKRLEDLLEKKLMVFEGRLLKLTEDGEALAVYARQLLRLNDEAVAKLLARHAHGTLRIGLPTDFAVAFLQEAISDFIRERHLVDVEIVCGLSRDILDRLHRNELDIVVGLLGAEANPYLVRAWEEQPIWAGSRLNDVRRLQPVPLAAHPEGCEYRRRMFAALRSAGRAWRVAYTNPEIGGLQKAVSVGLGVTALTRKTLLPDMVVLTAEDGFPPLETIRIGLFYKHALLTTAGLQLVNCLIASLDDAAGPAPR from the coding sequence TTGAACGAAATCAATCTACCGATCGACCTGCTGCGTGCCTTCGTGACGGTAATCGATCTCGGCGGCCATACCCGGGCCGCGGAGGTGCTCAACCGCTCGCAGCCGGCGGTCAGTCTGCAGATGAAGCGACTGGAGGACCTGCTCGAGAAGAAGCTGATGGTCTTCGAGGGGCGGCTCCTGAAGCTGACCGAGGACGGCGAGGCGCTGGCGGTCTATGCGCGGCAGTTGCTGCGCCTCAACGACGAGGCCGTCGCCAAGCTCCTCGCCCGCCACGCGCACGGAACGTTGCGGATCGGTCTGCCGACGGATTTCGCCGTGGCCTTCCTGCAGGAGGCGATTTCGGACTTCATCCGAGAGCGGCACCTGGTCGATGTCGAGATCGTCTGCGGCCTGTCGCGCGACATCCTCGATCGGCTGCACCGCAACGAACTCGACATCGTCGTCGGCCTGCTCGGCGCCGAGGCCAATCCCTATCTGGTGCGCGCCTGGGAGGAGCAGCCGATCTGGGCGGGCTCCCGCCTCAACGATGTCCGGCGGCTTCAGCCGGTGCCGCTGGCCGCCCATCCGGAGGGCTGCGAATATCGCCGGCGCATGTTCGCGGCGCTCCGCTCGGCCGGGCGCGCCTGGCGGGTCGCCTATACCAATCCGGAAATCGGCGGGCTGCAGAAGGCGGTCAGCGTCGGCCTCGGTGTCACGGCGCTGACGCGCAAGACGCTCCTGCCCGACATGGTCGTCCTGACCGCCGAGGACGGCTTTCCGCCGCTGGAGACAATCCGAATCGGCCTCTTCTACAAGCACGCCCTGTTGACCACCGCGGGCCTGCAACTGGTCAACTGCCTGATCGCCAGCCTCGACGACGCGGCCGGCCCGGCGCCCCGGTAG
- a CDS encoding ABC transporter ATP-binding protein has translation MTSSFVALKALDKRYPGHHAVRGIDLDIAAGEFVAIMGPSGCGKSTTLRLLAGLEEPTGGSIAIGGRDQAGIPAHLRDTPMVWQSLALFPFLSVADNVAFPLRMKRLGAKERRRRALEWLDRLGLAGMADRDIAQLSGGQRQRVALARALITQPSILLLDEPLSALDAHLRVRMQTELSRLHRQLGITFVYVTHAQSEAFALADRIVIMSEGRIRQVGRPQDVYRAPANPFVAEFMGMNNLFRGVCRGRADDMATIETPAGLYAVPARRPLAAGEAAAFVVAADRITLARAEDGPPPGPAVRGTVLGLEFVGSTQTIFVETEGGQEFRVQKQQHEIEALDLVPGRAVHLAWEPRHAWLLPETE, from the coding sequence ATGACCTCGTCCTTCGTCGCCCTGAAGGCGCTCGACAAGCGCTATCCCGGCCATCACGCCGTGCGCGGCATCGATCTCGACATCGCGGCCGGCGAGTTCGTCGCCATCATGGGGCCGTCGGGCTGCGGCAAGTCGACCACGCTGCGGCTGCTGGCCGGGCTCGAAGAGCCGACCGGCGGATCGATCGCGATCGGCGGGCGCGATCAGGCCGGCATCCCGGCGCATCTGCGCGACACGCCGATGGTCTGGCAGAGCCTGGCGCTGTTTCCATTCCTGAGCGTCGCCGACAATGTCGCCTTTCCGCTGCGCATGAAGCGGCTCGGCGCCAAGGAGCGCCGGCGCCGGGCGCTCGAATGGCTCGACCGGCTCGGTCTGGCCGGCATGGCCGACCGCGACATCGCCCAACTCTCGGGAGGCCAGCGCCAGCGCGTGGCGCTCGCCCGCGCGCTGATCACGCAGCCGTCGATCCTGCTGCTCGACGAACCCTTGAGTGCCCTGGACGCGCATCTGCGCGTGCGCATGCAGACCGAACTGTCGCGGCTGCACCGCCAGCTCGGCATCACCTTCGTCTACGTCACCCATGCCCAGTCGGAAGCTTTCGCGCTCGCCGACCGGATCGTGATCATGAGCGAGGGCCGGATCCGGCAGGTCGGCCGGCCGCAGGACGTCTATCGCGCCCCGGCCAATCCCTTCGTGGCCGAATTCATGGGCATGAACAACCTGTTCCGCGGCGTGTGCCGGGGGCGGGCGGACGACATGGCGACGATCGAGACCCCGGCCGGCCTCTATGCGGTGCCAGCCCGGCGCCCGCTGGCGGCCGGCGAGGCGGCCGCCTTCGTGGTTGCCGCCGACCGCATCACGCTGGCCCGGGCCGAGGACGGACCGCCGCCCGGTCCCGCCGTCCGCGGCACGGTGCTCGGGCTCGAATTCGTCGGCTCGACCCAGACCATCTTCGTCGAGACCGAGGGCGGGCAGGAATTCCGCGTCCAGAAGCAGCAGCACGAGATCGAGGCGCTTGATCTCGTGCCCGGGCGGGCCGTGCATCTGGCCTGGGAACCGCGCCACGCCTGGCTGCTGCCCGAGACCGAGTGA
- a CDS encoding ABC transporter permease, whose translation MLGYFVRRMVMLLPVFLAMSAIVFLIVHLVPGDPIDHMLQIGASAERRQELAAKFGLDRPLVVQYALWLKAALTGDLGDAIILKQPVLDLILANLPYSLALGLSALVFSTVVGVSVGAAAAYFAGSWFDRIVMAGILMGSMLPSFWLGLLMILIFAVELGLFPVSGARSWDALVLPVLTVGIGGVALIARVTRAAFVEVAQQDFVTLLHAKGLTRRRIFFRHLVRHALMPVVTILGLKVGWILGGAVTVEYVFARPGLGSLLITSLGQRDYPVVQGCLLMLGMGVMLGTLVGDLAQAAMDPRVRDRMS comes from the coding sequence ATGCTCGGCTATTTCGTCAGACGTATGGTCATGCTCCTCCCGGTCTTCCTGGCCATGTCGGCGATCGTCTTCCTGATCGTCCACCTCGTGCCCGGCGACCCGATCGACCACATGCTGCAGATCGGGGCGTCGGCCGAGCGGCGCCAGGAACTGGCCGCCAAGTTCGGGCTCGACCGGCCGCTGGTCGTCCAATACGCGCTCTGGCTGAAGGCGGCACTGACCGGCGATCTCGGCGACGCAATCATCCTGAAGCAGCCGGTGCTCGACCTGATCCTCGCCAATCTGCCCTACAGCCTCGCGCTCGGGCTCTCCGCCCTGGTCTTCTCGACCGTGGTCGGCGTCTCGGTCGGGGCGGCGGCGGCCTATTTTGCGGGATCGTGGTTCGACCGCATCGTCATGGCCGGCATCCTGATGGGATCGATGCTGCCGAGCTTCTGGCTCGGCCTCCTGATGATCCTGATCTTCGCCGTCGAGCTCGGGCTGTTTCCGGTCTCCGGCGCGCGCAGCTGGGACGCCCTGGTGCTGCCGGTCCTGACCGTCGGCATCGGCGGCGTCGCGCTGATCGCCCGGGTCACGCGCGCCGCCTTCGTCGAGGTGGCGCAGCAGGACTTCGTCACCCTGCTGCACGCCAAGGGCCTGACCCGGCGGCGCATCTTCTTCCGCCACCTGGTCCGCCACGCGCTGATGCCGGTGGTCACGATCCTCGGCCTCAAGGTCGGCTGGATCCTCGGCGGCGCGGTGACGGTCGAATATGTCTTCGCCCGGCCGGGCCTCGGGTCGCTCCTGATCACCTCGCTCGGCCAGCGCGACTATCCGGTCGTGCAGGGCTGTCTCCTGATGCTCGGCATGGGCGTGATGCTCGGCACGCTGGTCGGCGATCTCGCCCAGGCGGCGATGGATCCGCGCGTGCGCGACAGGATGAGCTGA
- a CDS encoding GntR family transcriptional regulator, with translation MVGAGGAKPPASRTEAVHEALRQAIIEQRLTPGAKLPEDAIGEAFGASRTIAREALGRLAVEGLVELKPNRGAFVANPTLDEAREVFLVRRGIERIVAESLAGKLSAEAVEHLRDLVRRERRAIGSNDPESIRLAGEFHLSLARLTGNALLIRYVTEVVSRCSLILAMYGRPHSAECGATEHVEIIEALVAGDGARAAAIMDAHLDHVEERALLGSRTETDLRDILAPYAARMREM, from the coding sequence ATGGTCGGAGCCGGGGGCGCCAAGCCACCGGCCTCCCGGACCGAAGCCGTTCACGAAGCCCTCCGCCAGGCGATCATCGAACAGCGCCTGACCCCCGGGGCGAAGCTCCCGGAGGATGCGATCGGAGAGGCCTTCGGAGCCAGTCGGACGATCGCCCGCGAGGCCCTGGGGCGCCTCGCCGTGGAGGGGCTCGTGGAACTGAAGCCGAACCGAGGCGCCTTCGTCGCCAACCCGACCCTCGACGAGGCCCGCGAGGTGTTTCTGGTCCGCCGCGGCATCGAGCGCATCGTCGCCGAAAGCCTGGCCGGAAAGCTCTCCGCCGAAGCCGTCGAGCATCTGCGCGATCTGGTCCGCCGCGAACGGCGCGCGATCGGCAGCAACGATCCCGAATCGATCCGGCTCGCCGGCGAATTCCATCTCTCGCTCGCCCGCCTGACCGGCAATGCGCTGCTGATCCGCTACGTGACCGAGGTCGTTTCGCGCTGCTCGCTGATTCTCGCCATGTATGGGCGCCCGCATTCGGCCGAATGCGGCGCGACCGAGCATGTCGAGATCATCGAGGCGCTGGTCGCCGGCGACGGCGCGCGTGCGGCGGCGATCATGGATGCCCATCTCGACCATGTCGAAGAGCGGGCATTGCTCGGCAGCCGGACCGAAACCGACCTGCGCGACATCCTGGCCCCCTACGCGGCCCGCATGCGGGAGATGTGA